In Solanum lycopersicum chromosome 5, SLM_r2.1, the following are encoded in one genomic region:
- the LOC138348806 gene encoding uncharacterized protein, which translates to MTKSAHFLLVKTTDLAEDYAKMYLQEVKGLASKVNLSIQTLEDMLRACVIDFKENWDDQVPLIEFAYNSNYHSSIYMAPYKALCGRKCRSPIGWFKVGEAGLIGPDLVHEKVKVIQEILKTAKNRQKSYTDVRRSPLEFEVDD; encoded by the exons atgacaaaatcagcCCACTTTTTACTGGTAAAGACTACAGATTTGGCCGAGGATTATGCTAAAATGTACcttcaagaagtg AAAGGTTTGgcttcaaaggtgaacttaagcatCCAGACTTTggaagacatgttgagagcttgtgtgattgacttcaaagagaattgggatgatcaggtacctctcattgagtttgcttacaacagCAATTACCATTCAAGCATCTACATGGCTCCATATAAAGCTCTTTGTGGGAGAAAatgcagatctcctattgggtggttcaaagttggtgaagcagggttgataggaccagatctagttcacgagaaggtgaaggtgattcaAGAAATATTGAAAACAGCAAAGAATCGTCAAAAGTCCTACACAGATGTTAGAAGAAGTCCTCTGGAGTTTGAGGTGGATGATTAG